The following are from one region of the Sorghum bicolor cultivar BTx623 chromosome 2, Sorghum_bicolor_NCBIv3, whole genome shotgun sequence genome:
- the LOC8055554 gene encoding histone acetyltransferase type B catalytic subunit, which produces MALKQKGTDAAATDTKKRRRVGFSGTDAGVEANECMKVFLVRNPDEVGSVDCTSIEPFDLNHFFGEDGKIYGYKNLKINVWISAKSFHGYADISFDETSDGGKGITDLKPVLQNIFGENLVEKEEFLHTFSKECECIRTAVTNGSAIKLDGSYESDPAVEIVRVELQGAAAFLYSRLVPLVLLLVEGSTPIDIGEHGWEMVLVVKKTTQEAVSKFELLGFAAVHNFYHYPESTRLRISQILVLPPYQGEGHGLRLLEAINYIAQSENIYDVTIEDPSDYLQYVRSSIDCLRLLTFDPIKSALSAIVSSLKETNLSKRTHSLRMVPPAELMETVRQKLKINKKQFLRCWEILIFLSLDSQEHKSMDNFRACIYDRIKGEILGSASGTNGKRLLQMVSSSNEESFAVYWTQESGDADDQTVEQQPEDLKTQEQQLNELVDNQMEEIIGVAKNVTSRGKDKLVELVAQ; this is translated from the exons ATGCTGGTGTTGAGGCAAATGAGTGCATGAAAGTATTTCTAG TAAGGAATCCAGATGAGGTGGGCTCTGTAGACTGCACTTCTATTGAGCCGTTCGATCTAAACCATTTTTTTGGTGAAGATGGAAAGATATATGGTTACAAAAATCTTAAG ATAAATGTGTGGATAAGTGCAAAATCATTCCATGGATATGCTGATATTTCATTTGACGAAACGTCTGAT GGAGGGAAAGGAATAACAGATCTAAAGCCTGTTCTTCAG AACATTTTTGGAGAAAACTTGGTAGAAAAAGAAGAATTTCTGCATACATTTTCGAAGGAATGTGAATGTATCAG AACTGCCGTGACAAATGGTAGTGCCATCAAGCTTGATGGCTCATATGAATCAGACCCAGCAGTTGAG ATTGTTCGAGTTGAACTCCAAGGTGCTGCTGCATTTCTTTATTCTCGTCTGGTACCGCTTGTTCTTCTTCTGGTTGAAG GTTCCACGCCTATAGATATTGGAGAACATGGATGGGAAATGGTTTTGGTAGTAAAGAAGACAACACAAGAGGCTGTTTCGAAATTTGAACTGCTAGGTTTTGCAGCTGTCCATAACTTCTATCATTATCCTGAGAGTACTCGCTTGCGAATCAGCCAG ATACTTGTCTTGCCACCTTATCAGGGTGAGGGCCATGGTCTTCGTCTTCTTGAAGCAATCAATTATATTGCACAGTCTGAGAACATATATGATGTAACCATAGAAGACCCTTCTGACTACCTGCAGTATGTGCGCTCATCCATTGACTGCCTCCGTCTCCTCACGTTTGATCCGATCAAATCTGCACTCAGTGCTATTGTCTCGTCTCTGAAGGAGACCAACCTGTCAAAAAGGACTCACAGTTTGAGAATGGTTccaccagctgagctgatggagACTGTCCGTCAGAAGCTGAAGATCAACAAGAAACAGTTTCTCCGATGCTGGGAAATTCTAATCTTCCTAAGCCTTGACTCTCAGGAGCATAAGAGCATGGACAACTTCAGGGCCTGCATATATGACCGCATCAAGGGGGAGATCCTTGGCAGTGCCTCTGGAACTAATGGGAAGCGTCTATTGCAGATGGTAAGCAGTTCAAATGAGGAGTCTTTTGCTGTGTATTGGACACAGGAGAGTGGGGACGCAGATGACCAAACTGTTGAGCAGCAGCCAGAAGATCTCAAGactcaggagcagcagctcaaTGAGCTCGTAGACAACCAAATGGAGGAGATTATTGGGGTTGCTAAGAACGTCACCTCACGTGGCAAGGACAAGCTGGTAGAGCTGGTGGCCCAATGA
- the LOC8055555 gene encoding putative leucine-rich repeat receptor-like serine/threonine-protein kinase At2g04300, which produces MDEASPRWVNVSTTRPIQPDAIYGVPSAILKTAVVAGGNDTAITVRKWQYDTPSSYSFMILLHFVDFQDTQLRQFDIYVNENDPSGMELKSYNKTSFLTPSHVYTESYRAPDGNYNITLAKTNASVLPPMINALEIYLRVPYENPTTLAQDFDAIMAIKTEYGVKKNWMGDPCFPIKFAWDGVKCSNASGNTSRITSLDLSNSSLHGTISKNFTLLTALETLDLSYNQLSGSIPDSLPSLPSLQVLNVSGNQLSDESLCKNYTGQLIFRHDGGSVCNKPSPSPPRNKVAIIAISVVVPVLVVVLLLIAYFIWWQKKKPNVQPVPINGPTRDPEPDNASGSKKGHVYNLKKTENRQFTYKDLEKFTNNFKKFIGQGGFRPVYYGRLEDSTEVAVKMRSESSSHGLDEFLAEVQSLTKVHHRNLVYLIGYCWEKDHLALVYEYMSQGSLFDHLRGKNGVSEALNWRKRVQVVLEAAQGLDYLHKGCNLPIVHRDVKTNNILLGQNLQAKIADFGLSKTYLSDTQTHISATAAGTAGYMDPEYYHTGRLTESSDVYSFGVVLLEVATGEPPIVPGHGHIIQRVKHKISTGDISSIADLRLGSAYDISSMWKVIDTAMVCTADSATQRPTMATVVIQLKESLALEETREKDSSIRANQASDIEAMVSTFGPLAR; this is translated from the exons ATGGACGAAGCCAGCCCACGGTGGGTGAACGTATCGACCACACGGCCCATTCAGCCGGACGCCATTTACGGCGTGCCGTCGGCCATCCTGAAGACGGCCGTCGTGGCGGGTGGAAACGACACGGCGATCACCGTGAGGAAGTGGCAGTATGACACGCCGAGCTCCTACTCGTTCATGATCCTCCTGCACTTCGTCGACTTCCAGGACACTCAGCTTCGGCAGTTTGATATCTACGTCAACGAGAACGATCCATCGGGAATGGAGCTGAAGTCGTACAACAAGACATCGTTCCTGACTCCGTCCCATGTGTACACTGAATCCTACAGGGCTCCCGACGGCAACTACAACATCACTCTTGCCAAGACCAACGCCTCCGTGCTGCCTCCGATGATCAATGCGCTCGAGATCTACCTTCGCGTCCCGTACGAGAATCCGACGACACTTGCTCAAGACT TTGACGCCATCATGGCTATCAAAACTGAGTATGGAGTCAAGAAAAACTGGATGGGTGATCCATGTTTTCCAATCAAATTTGCTTGGGACGGCGTGAAATGCAGCAATGCAAGTGGTAACACGTCGAGGATAACATCACT AGATCTCTCCAACAGCTCGTTGCATGGCACAATATCTAAGAATTTTACACTGCTCACAGCACTCGAGACTTT AGATTTATCTTACAACCAGTTGAGCGGGTCAATACCTGATTCCCTACCAAGTTTGCCTTCCCTACAAGTTCT GAATGTCTCTGGCAACCAGCTGAGCGACGAGTCCCTATGTAAAAATTATACTGGACAACTTATTTTcag ACATGATGGTGGCTCTGTATGCAACAAACCTTCACCAAGCCCACCAAGAAATAAAGTAGCTATCATAGCTATTTCAGTAGTGGTTCCTGTGTTGGTAGTAGTTTTACTTCTTATCGCATATTTCATTTGGTGGCAGAAAAAAAAGCCTAATG TGCAACCAGTCCCCATAAATGGCCCAACAAGAGATCCAGAACCTGATAATGCTTCGGGAAGTAAAAAAGGTCATGTGTACAACCTGAAGAAAACTGAGAATCGCCAGTTCACATACAAAGACCTCGAGAAGTTCACTAATAATTTCAAGAAGTTCATAGGACAAGGAGGTTTCAGGCCCGTCTACTATGGCCGTTTGGAAGACAGCACCGAGGTTGCTGTCAAGATGCGTTCTGAATCATCATCACATGGGCTTGATGAATTTTTAGCTGAG GTCCAGAGCTTGACAAAGGTGCATCACAGGAATCTAGTGTATTTGATTGGTTACTGCTGGGAGAAAGATCATTTGGCACTGGTTTATGAGTACATGTCTCAGGGCAGTCTTTTTGATCATCTGAGAG GTAAGAATGGTGTTTCTGAAGCCTTGAATTGGAGGAAACGTGTACAAGTAGTGCTTGAAGCTGCACAAG GCTTGGATTATCTGCATAAAGGTTGCAATTTGCCAATAGTTCACCGTGATGTGAAGACCAACAACATTCTTTTGGGTCAAAATCTGCAAGCTAAAATCGCAGATTTTGGACTTTCCAAGACATATCTTAGCGATACACAAACTCACATATCAGCCACTGCAGCTGGCACAGCTGGTTACATGGACCCTGA GTACTACCACACTGGAAGGCTCACTGAGAGCAGCGATGTGTACAGCTTCGGGGTTGTTCTGCTTGAGGTAGCCACTGGCGAGCCCCCAATAGTGCCAGGCCATGGCCACATCATTCAGCGTGTTAAACACAAGATTTCCACTGGTGACATCAGCTCAATTGCTGATTTGCGACTTGGAAGTGCCTATGACATCAGCTCCATGTGGAAGGTAATCGACACCGCTATGGTGTGCACCGCGGATTCTGCTACTCAAAGGCCAACAATGGCCACAGTTGTGATACAGTTGAAGGAGAGCCTGGCGTTGGAGGAAACTCGTGAGAAGGACAGTAGCATCAGGGCAAACCAGGCGAGTGATATAGAAGCTATGGTGTCCACATTTGGTCCATTGGCAAGATGA
- the LOC8054602 gene encoding probable LRR receptor-like serine/threonine-protein kinase At1g05700 produces the protein MAPAFLVLLLLFAPVAVSQQDFLSIDCGLDTNYSYTDTITGIDYVPDGSYVDAGENHRVAAEYEWYFARHQTLRSFPSGERNCYALPTVAGTKYLVRAILAYGNYDGKNSSSLEFDLHLGANYWTTVYPDATSSYVFEAIFVAWAGWAPVCLVNTGRGTPFVSVLELRKLGYGLYPQLAPQLILSLYRRRNMGGNVSAIR, from the exons atggcgcCTGCGTTCTTGGTTTTACTGCTGCTATTTGCCCCTGTCGCCGTCAGTCAGCAAG ATTTCTTGAGCATCGACTGCGGCCTGGACACCAACTACAGCTACACGGACACGATCACCGGCATCGACTACGTCCCCGACGGCTCCTACGTGGACGCCGGCGAGAACCACAGGGTAGCGGCGGAATACGAGTGGTATTTCGCCCGCCATCAAACGCTGAGGAGCTTCCCGTCCGGCGAGCGGAACTGCTACGCGCTGCCCACCGTGGCCGGGACGAAGTACCTGGTGCGGGCCATCTTGGCGTACGGCAACTACGACGGCAAGAACAGCTCGTCGCTGGAGTTCGACCTGCACCTGGGGGCCAACTACTGGACGACCGTCTACCCGGACGCGACGAGCAGCTACGTGTTCGAGGCCATCTTCGTGGCGTGGGCGGGGTGGGCGCCGGTGTGCCTGGTCAACACCGGCCGCGGCACGCCGTTCGTGTCCGTCCTAGAGCTCAGGAAACTCGGCTACGGGCTCTATCCGCAGCTGGCACCACAACTCATCCTGTCTCTCTACAGACGGCGAAACATGGGGGGAAACGTTTCAGCTATACGGTAA
- the LOC8054603 gene encoding uncharacterized protein LOC8054603, with product MGKEQEEITSFTAFYNKRPVIQASIHPELDRGEKIELLVGKTETLQSQTENLSVIHAFDGESFEQWYIIQEPRKRRLSDAHELVSQFYNMKESTSNIAGVQQYWEQQRYLRKKIWLETWLRREIQALTRDENVEAIVYHIHGVIGSFMKRLEMEHKSRMISPEKRREEFRRLVSDAARSFLLARTERFVTEVELFLVSNLNMEAYNKLCIQRFRESSSHLTREQDALPHDRSLEEHYLYFVCNDTDCDEM from the exons ATGGGGAAAGAACAAGAGGAGATTACTAGCTTCACTGCGTTCTATAATAAAAG ACCTGTAATCCAAGCTTCTATTCATCCAG AATTGGATCGTGGTGAGAAGATTGAACTTTTGGTGGGTAAGACAGAGACCTTACAATCACAG ACTGAGAATTTATCCGTGATACATGCTTTTGATGGTGAATCATTTGAGCAGTGGTATATAATTCAGGAACCTAGGAAGAG GCGCCTTTCAGATGCACATGAGTTGGTGTCACAATTCTATAACATGAAAG AGAGCACAAGCAACATCGCCGGTGTGCAGCAATACTGGGAGCAACAAAGGTATCTCCGGAAGAAAATTTGGCTTGAAACCTGGCTAAGACGGGAAATTCAGGCCCTTACTCGG GATGAGAACGTTGAGGCCATAGTCTACCACATTCATGGTGTCATTGGATCCTTCATGAAGAGGCTTGAAATGGAGCACAAATCAAGGATGATTTCACCAGAGAAGAGGAGGGAAGAGTTCAGGAGATTGGTCTCTGATGCTGCTAGGTCATTCCTCCTTGCCCGAACAGAGCGATTCGTCACCGAGGttgagctcttcctggtttcaAACCTCAACATGGAAGCATACAACAAATTGTGCATTCAGAGGTTTAGGGAGTCCAGTTCCCATCTAACGAGAGAGCAAGATGCGCTGCCTCATGATCGGTCTCTTGAGGAGCACTACTTGTATTTTGTATGTAACGACACGGACTGTGATGAGATGTAG
- the LOC8055557 gene encoding putative leucine-rich repeat receptor-like serine/threonine-protein kinase At2g04300 isoform X2 gives MAIKIEYGVKKNWMGDPCFPIKFAWDGVKCSSAISNMSRITSIDLSNSSLHGTITKNFTLLTALENLDLSYNQLSGPIPDSLPSLPSLRVLNVSGNQLSNESLCKNYTAPLIFRHDAGSVCNKPSPSPPRNKATIIAISVVVPVLVVILLLLAYFIWWEKRKPNVQPVPINGPTRDPEPDNASGSKKGHGYNLNKTENRQFTYKELEKFTNNFKKFIGQGGFGPVYYGRLEDSTEVAVKMRSESSSHGLDEFLAEVQSLTKVHHRNLVSLIGYCWEKDHLALVYEYMSQGSLFDHLRGKNGVSEALNWRKRVQVVLEAAQGLDYLHKGCNLPIVHRDVKTNNILLGQNLQAKIADFGLSKTYLSDTQTHISATAAGTAGYMDPEYYHTGRLTESSDVYSFGVVLLEVATGKPPIVPGHGHIIRRVKQNIATGDIGSIADVRLGNAYDISSMWKVIDTAMMCTVDSAAQRPTMATVVIQLKESLALEETREKDSSTRVSRGSDIEAMVSTFRPLAR, from the exons ATGGCTATCAAAATCGAGTACGGGGTGAAGAAAAACTGGATGGGTGATCCGTGTTTTCCAATCAAATTTGCTTGGGACGGCGTGAAATGCAGCAGTGCAATTAGTAACATGTCGAGGATAACATCAAT AGATCTCTCCAATAGCTCTTTGCATGGCACAATAACTAAGAATTTTACACTGCTCACAGCACTCGAGAATTT AGATTTATCTTACAACCAGTTGAGCGGGCCAATACCTGATTCCCTACCAAGTTTGCCTTCCCTACGAGTTCT AAATGTCTCTGGCAACCAGCTGAGTAATGAGTCCCTATGTAAAAATTATACTGCACCACTTATTTTCAg ACATGATGCTGGCTCTGTATGCAACAAACCTTCACCAAGCCCGCCAAGAAATAAAGCAACTATCATAGCTATTTCAGTAGTGGTTCCTGTGTTGGTAGTAATTTTACTTCTTCTTGCATATTTCATCTGGTGGGAGAAAAGAAAGCCTAATG TGCAACCAGTCCCCATAAATGGCCCAACAAGAGATCCAGAACCTGATAATGCTTCAGGAAGCAAAAAAGGTCATGGGTACAACCTGAATAAAACTGAGAATCGCCAGTTCACATACAAAGAGCTCGAGAAGTTCACTAATAATTTCAAGAAGTTCATAGGACAAGGAGGTTTCGGGCCCGTCTACTATGGCCGTTTGGAAGACAGCACCGAGGTTGCTGTCAAGATGCGTTCTGAATCATCATCACATGGGCTTGATGAATTTTTAGCTGAG GTCCAGAGCTTGACAAAGGTGCATCACAGGAATCTAGTGTCTTTGATTGGTTACTGTTGGGAGAAAGATCATTTGGCACTGGTTTATGAGTACATGTCTCAGGGCAGTCTTTTTGATCATCTGAGAG GAAAAAATGGTGTTTCTGAAGCCTTGAATTGGAGGAAACGTGTACAAGTAGTGCTTGAAGCTGCACAAG GCTTGGATTATCTGCACAAAGGTTGCAATTTGCCAATAGTTCACCGTGATGTGAAGACCAACAACATTCTCTTGGGTCAAAATCTGCAAGCTAAAATCGCAGATTTTGGACTTTCCAAGACATATCTTAGCGATACACAAACTCACATATCAGCCACTGCAGCTGGCACAGCTGGTTACATGGACCCTGA GTACTACCACACTGGAAGGCTCACTGAGAGCAGCGATGTGTACAGCTTCGGAGTTGTTCTACTTGAGGTAGCCACTGGCAAGCCTCCAATAGTGCCAGGCCATGGCCACATCATTCGGCGTGTTAAACAGAATATTGCCACTGGCGACATCGGCTCAATTGCCGATGTGCGACTTGGAAATGCCTATGACATCAGCTCCATGTGGAAGGTAATCGACACGGCTATGATGTGCACCGTGGATTCTGCTGCTCAAAGGCCAACGATGGCCACCGTTGTCATACAGTTGAAGGAGAGCCTAGCGTTGGAGGAAACTCGTGAGAAGGACAGTAGCACCAGGGTAAGCCGAGGGAGTGACATAGAAGCTATGGTGTCCACATTTCGTCCTTTGGCGAGATGA
- the LOC8055557 gene encoding putative leucine-rich repeat receptor-like serine/threonine-protein kinase At2g04300 isoform X1, with product MTYVFCMLVDAIMAIKIEYGVKKNWMGDPCFPIKFAWDGVKCSSAISNMSRITSIDLSNSSLHGTITKNFTLLTALENLDLSYNQLSGPIPDSLPSLPSLRVLNVSGNQLSNESLCKNYTAPLIFRHDAGSVCNKPSPSPPRNKATIIAISVVVPVLVVILLLLAYFIWWEKRKPNVQPVPINGPTRDPEPDNASGSKKGHGYNLNKTENRQFTYKELEKFTNNFKKFIGQGGFGPVYYGRLEDSTEVAVKMRSESSSHGLDEFLAEVQSLTKVHHRNLVSLIGYCWEKDHLALVYEYMSQGSLFDHLRGKNGVSEALNWRKRVQVVLEAAQGLDYLHKGCNLPIVHRDVKTNNILLGQNLQAKIADFGLSKTYLSDTQTHISATAAGTAGYMDPEYYHTGRLTESSDVYSFGVVLLEVATGKPPIVPGHGHIIRRVKQNIATGDIGSIADVRLGNAYDISSMWKVIDTAMMCTVDSAAQRPTMATVVIQLKESLALEETREKDSSTRVSRGSDIEAMVSTFRPLAR from the exons ATGACTTATGTGTTTTGCATGCTAGTTGATGCCATCATGGCTATCAAAATCGAGTACGGGGTGAAGAAAAACTGGATGGGTGATCCGTGTTTTCCAATCAAATTTGCTTGGGACGGCGTGAAATGCAGCAGTGCAATTAGTAACATGTCGAGGATAACATCAAT AGATCTCTCCAATAGCTCTTTGCATGGCACAATAACTAAGAATTTTACACTGCTCACAGCACTCGAGAATTT AGATTTATCTTACAACCAGTTGAGCGGGCCAATACCTGATTCCCTACCAAGTTTGCCTTCCCTACGAGTTCT AAATGTCTCTGGCAACCAGCTGAGTAATGAGTCCCTATGTAAAAATTATACTGCACCACTTATTTTCAg ACATGATGCTGGCTCTGTATGCAACAAACCTTCACCAAGCCCGCCAAGAAATAAAGCAACTATCATAGCTATTTCAGTAGTGGTTCCTGTGTTGGTAGTAATTTTACTTCTTCTTGCATATTTCATCTGGTGGGAGAAAAGAAAGCCTAATG TGCAACCAGTCCCCATAAATGGCCCAACAAGAGATCCAGAACCTGATAATGCTTCAGGAAGCAAAAAAGGTCATGGGTACAACCTGAATAAAACTGAGAATCGCCAGTTCACATACAAAGAGCTCGAGAAGTTCACTAATAATTTCAAGAAGTTCATAGGACAAGGAGGTTTCGGGCCCGTCTACTATGGCCGTTTGGAAGACAGCACCGAGGTTGCTGTCAAGATGCGTTCTGAATCATCATCACATGGGCTTGATGAATTTTTAGCTGAG GTCCAGAGCTTGACAAAGGTGCATCACAGGAATCTAGTGTCTTTGATTGGTTACTGTTGGGAGAAAGATCATTTGGCACTGGTTTATGAGTACATGTCTCAGGGCAGTCTTTTTGATCATCTGAGAG GAAAAAATGGTGTTTCTGAAGCCTTGAATTGGAGGAAACGTGTACAAGTAGTGCTTGAAGCTGCACAAG GCTTGGATTATCTGCACAAAGGTTGCAATTTGCCAATAGTTCACCGTGATGTGAAGACCAACAACATTCTCTTGGGTCAAAATCTGCAAGCTAAAATCGCAGATTTTGGACTTTCCAAGACATATCTTAGCGATACACAAACTCACATATCAGCCACTGCAGCTGGCACAGCTGGTTACATGGACCCTGA GTACTACCACACTGGAAGGCTCACTGAGAGCAGCGATGTGTACAGCTTCGGAGTTGTTCTACTTGAGGTAGCCACTGGCAAGCCTCCAATAGTGCCAGGCCATGGCCACATCATTCGGCGTGTTAAACAGAATATTGCCACTGGCGACATCGGCTCAATTGCCGATGTGCGACTTGGAAATGCCTATGACATCAGCTCCATGTGGAAGGTAATCGACACGGCTATGATGTGCACCGTGGATTCTGCTGCTCAAAGGCCAACGATGGCCACCGTTGTCATACAGTTGAAGGAGAGCCTAGCGTTGGAGGAAACTCGTGAGAAGGACAGTAGCACCAGGGTAAGCCGAGGGAGTGACATAGAAGCTATGGTGTCCACATTTCGTCCTTTGGCGAGATGA